The following are from one region of the Nicotiana tomentosiformis chromosome 7, ASM39032v3, whole genome shotgun sequence genome:
- the LOC138895491 gene encoding uncharacterized protein, producing MFFDGATDFKGVGIGAVLVSEIGQHYPVCAKLRFSGTNNMAEYEACILGLNLAVDMNIQELLVIGDSDLLVHQVQGEWATKNTKILPYLYHVQEMMRRFMKIEFRHVPRIQKEYLEKREYPEHENHTKKYTLLRLSNHFFQSGGILYRRTPDLGLIRYVDAKEASKLLEAIHSGTCGPHMNGFVLAKNRLFVDDYGNRLHQVCLEMSSAPNKRRYDTGATK from the coding sequence atgtttttcgatggagccacagacttcaaaggagtgggtattggagccgttttggtgtcagaaataggtcaacattatccAGTATGTGCGAAACTCAGATTTTCgggcaccaataatatggcagaatatgaggcttgcatattggggctcaatttggccgttgacatgaatatccaggaattactagtaattggtgattcagatcttctAGTACATCAGGTacagggagaatgggctacaaagaataccaagatattaccatatctatatcatgtgcaagagatgatgagGAGGTTCATGAAGATAGAGTTTAGgcatgtcccgagaatccagaagGAGTACTTGGAAAAAcgagagtacccggagcatgaAAATCATACTAAAAAATACACGCTCctaagattgtccaaccatttcttccaaagtggaggaattctgtacagaaggacaCCAGACTTAGGGTTAATACGGTAtgttgacgccaaggaagcttccaaactacTCGAAGCAATACACTcgggaacttgcggaccacacatgaatggtttcgttttagccaaAAACAGGTTATTtgtggatgactatggaaacagattGCATCAGGTATGTCTAGAAATGTCATCAGCGCCAAATAAacgcagatatgatacgggtgccaccaaatga